In Calothrix sp. PCC 7507, one DNA window encodes the following:
- the psb32 gene encoding photosystem II repair protein Psb32, protein MKQLLNQVFCLKKHLIRLILPLVTILLASSLIVTPALATGVHQIPNLTAGDGTWVIDQSEVISRLNEGKISSDFENLAKQTGNEVRIVTIHRLDYGETPESFTKALFEKWFPTKEAQANQILLVIDTVTNGTAIITGDQVKSLLSDKIAQSVASETVLVPLRNGNKYNQAFLDASDRLIAVLSGKPDPGPPKIVEKVQVEGTFKKANEAEQSNAIAWVIGLIIAATVIPMATYYIYQVNQPSNNG, encoded by the coding sequence ATGAAACAGCTCCTCAACCAAGTATTTTGTCTTAAAAAACACCTTATCAGGCTAATTTTGCCGTTGGTGACGATTTTGCTAGCCTCTTCGCTGATTGTCACACCTGCCTTAGCTACGGGTGTCCATCAAATACCCAACCTCACGGCTGGTGATGGTACTTGGGTTATCGATCAAAGTGAAGTGATCAGCCGTTTAAATGAAGGTAAGATTAGCAGTGACTTCGAGAATTTAGCGAAGCAGACTGGGAACGAAGTTAGAATCGTTACCATTCATCGCCTTGACTATGGAGAAACACCAGAGAGTTTTACCAAAGCGCTATTTGAAAAATGGTTTCCCACCAAAGAAGCACAAGCTAATCAAATCTTACTAGTGATTGACACGGTTACAAATGGCACGGCGATTATTACTGGTGATCAAGTCAAATCCTTGCTGTCAGATAAAATCGCTCAGAGTGTGGCTTCGGAAACAGTTTTAGTACCCTTGCGTAACGGTAATAAATATAATCAGGCATTTTTAGATGCAAGCGATCGCTTAATTGCCGTCCTCTCTGGCAAACCCGATCCAGGCCCACCTAAAATTGTCGAAAAAGTGCAGGTAGAAGGAACTTTCAAGAAAGCAAATGAAGCCGAACAGAGTAATGCGATCGCTTGGGTGATAGGACTAATAATTGCCGCCACAGTCATCCCTATGGCAACTTACTACATCTACCAAGTCAATCAACCATCGAATAATGGGTAA
- a CDS encoding DUF4346 domain-containing protein: protein MDLIVKDLAAIDEQLSHRHIDLDPSGYFIIYLDREARLIYAKHFTNVIDERGLAVDPETGKVIPAKGKVERTQTTVFSGRTAKELCVKIFEETQPCPVTLLDHAAYLGREFVRAEVALVTGQEYVQD, encoded by the coding sequence ATGGATTTGATAGTTAAAGACTTGGCAGCAATTGATGAACAGCTTTCTCACCGTCATATTGACCTTGATCCCAGTGGATATTTCATCATTTACCTGGATCGAGAAGCACGATTAATTTATGCCAAGCATTTTACAAATGTTATTGATGAACGTGGTTTAGCTGTCGATCCCGAAACAGGAAAGGTAATTCCTGCTAAAGGAAAGGTAGAACGTACTCAGACGACTGTATTTAGTGGGAGGACGGCAAAAGAACTGTGTGTGAAGATTTTTGAAGAAACTCAGCCCTGTCCAGTGACCCTCTTAGACCATGCAGCTTATTTGGGTCGAGAATTTGTCCGGGCTGAGGTGGCTTTAGTTACAGGGCAAGAGTACGTCCAAGATTGA
- a CDS encoding HupE/UreJ family protein: MLSTELSASATLLKHRHIGAIAALVLISLLISLSGSPIHHTIANSWEGFLWGMADPVMNLDCLVSVITIGLFSANICRGAFIAASFVFAAVFGTIIHLLQLNLAGAEIAIAISVIAFGMMLVISKQLNWVLLAFLGATTGFFHGSAHGELIIGAEIVPLVTYVLGATLTQSVLVMSAREINPILLSKIHFAGLAFCALGIVFLHNSIA, from the coding sequence ATGTTATCAACTGAGTTATCAGCATCTGCTACGCTTTTGAAGCATCGCCATATCGGAGCGATCGCAGCTCTAGTCCTAATTAGCTTACTGATTTCATTGAGTGGTTCGCCGATTCATCATACCATTGCTAATTCGTGGGAAGGTTTCCTTTGGGGAATGGCAGATCCAGTCATGAACTTGGATTGTCTAGTGAGTGTTATTACTATTGGTTTGTTCTCTGCTAATATTTGTCGCGGAGCTTTCATTGCTGCATCATTTGTCTTTGCAGCCGTTTTCGGCACAATTATTCATCTATTGCAACTAAATTTAGCAGGTGCAGAAATTGCGATCGCAATTTCTGTCATCGCCTTTGGCATGATGTTGGTAATCTCAAAGCAACTGAACTGGGTTCTACTGGCATTTTTAGGGGCGACGACTGGTTTCTTTCACGGTTCTGCTCATGGTGAACTTATCATCGGGGCTGAAATAGTGCCTCTGGTTACTTATGTGCTGGGTGCTACTTTGACACAGTCTGTCTTGGTAATGAGTGCGAGAGAAATTAACCCCATCTTACTGAGCAAAATTCATTTTGCTGGTTTAGCTTTTTGTGCTTTAGGCATTGTGTTTTTGCACAACTCCATAGCGTGA
- the surE gene encoding 5'/3'-nucleotidase SurE has product MTFILTNDDGIDAPGIQALLKAVNGKNVIIAAPRDHQSGCGHQVTTTSPINLQRRSDTEYAIAGTPADCVRIAITQICQDVKFVLSGINAGGNLGVDAYISGTVAAVREAAMHGIPGIAISHYRKAKQNFDWDLAAKLTAGVLADLLNHPLEAGSFWNVNLPHLLPGEPNPHVVLCQPCTKPLPVNYRIEGDNFYYVGEYSKRDRTPGSDVDVCFSGNIAVTKLKV; this is encoded by the coding sequence ATGACCTTCATACTAACCAACGACGACGGTATCGATGCTCCTGGTATTCAAGCGCTATTGAAAGCTGTCAACGGCAAAAATGTGATTATTGCTGCACCTAGGGATCATCAGTCTGGCTGTGGGCATCAAGTTACTACTACTAGTCCCATCAATCTGCAACGGCGTTCGGATACTGAATATGCGATCGCAGGCACTCCCGCCGACTGTGTTCGCATTGCAATTACACAAATATGCCAAGATGTCAAGTTTGTCTTGTCGGGAATCAACGCTGGGGGAAATCTAGGAGTGGATGCTTATATTTCCGGTACTGTTGCGGCTGTGCGAGAAGCCGCAATGCATGGTATTCCTGGAATTGCCATTTCCCACTATCGCAAAGCCAAGCAGAATTTTGATTGGGATTTAGCTGCCAAATTGACTGCTGGAGTTTTAGCGGATTTACTCAATCATCCCTTAGAAGCAGGAAGCTTCTGGAATGTTAATCTACCGCACCTATTACCAGGAGAACCTAATCCTCATGTGGTGTTGTGTCAACCCTGCACCAAACCTTTACCCGTCAACTACCGGATTGAGGGCGATAACTTTTATTATGTAGGGGAATATAGTAAGCGCGATCGCACTCCCGGTAGTGATGTGGATGTCTGTTTTTCTGGTAATATCGCTGTCACCAAGTTAAAAGTTTAA